A genomic window from Gossypium hirsutum isolate 1008001.06 chromosome D12, Gossypium_hirsutum_v2.1, whole genome shotgun sequence includes:
- the LOC107945471 gene encoding uncharacterized protein isoform X1, giving the protein MIFLLKDKVVPLMFLLRGNRLTSSLSCFQGKNQIHIQIGANVLQVLAIQSCTSCVLFSHTGRFRKIFSDDFDHPETMFQTVFGKKCYTWSFSGNFTFRSSESGFEWREKSDWTNQRTEEWEPSSESESVDESYAVGSCSDRAILGLPPTGHLKLEDVKKAFRLSALKWHPDKNQSPSQAMAEEKFKTCVAAYKSLCNALA; this is encoded by the exons ATGATATTTTTGTTGAAAGACAAAGTTGTACCTTTAATGTTTCTGTTACGTGGTAATAGATTAACGTCTAGCTTATCTTGTTTCCAAGGTAAAAACCAAATCCACATTCAAATAGGTGCTAACGTGTTACAAGTGCTTGCTATACAAAGTTGTACCTCATGTGTCCTTTTTTCACACACAGGAAggtttagaaaaattttctctGATGACTTTGATCATCCAGAGACAATGTTTCAAACTGTGTTTGGGAAGAAATGCTATACTTGGTCTTTTAGTGGGAATTTTACTTTCCGAAGTTCAGAATCTGGATTTGAGTGGAGAGAAAAATCAGACTGGACCAATCAAAGAACAGAAGAGTGGGAGCCTTCTAGTGAAAGTGAATCTGTGGATGAGTCATATGCTGTAGGATCATGTTCTGATAGAGCAATCCTTGGTCTGCCTCCAACTGGCCACTTAAAGCTCGAAGATGTTAAAAAGGC CTTCCGCTTATCAGCTTTAAAGTGGCATCCTGATAAAAATCAAAGTCCTTCACAG GCAATGGCTGAAGAGAAATTTAAGACCTGTGTTGCGGCATACAAATCATTATGTAATGCTTTAGCCTGA
- the LOC107945471 gene encoding uncharacterized protein isoform X2: protein MLKVLQLFECSDDDPIWKFDRTEGWDSDGSVKKWQSRFSGQHTRKSNHKKRRFRKIFSDDFDHPETMFQTVFGKKCYTWSFSGNFTFRSSESGFEWREKSDWTNQRTEEWEPSSESESVDESYAVGSCSDRAILGLPPTGHLKLEDVKKAFRLSALKWHPDKNQSPSQAMAEEKFKTCVAAYKSLCNALA, encoded by the exons ATGCTAAAAGTACTACAACTCTTTGAGTGTTCT GATGATGATCCAATATGGAAATTTGATAGGACAGAAGGTTGGGATTCAGATGGCTCTGTTAAGAAGTGGCAGTCGAGGTTTTCTGGCCAACATACTAGGAAATCTAACCATAAAAAAA GAAggtttagaaaaattttctctGATGACTTTGATCATCCAGAGACAATGTTTCAAACTGTGTTTGGGAAGAAATGCTATACTTGGTCTTTTAGTGGGAATTTTACTTTCCGAAGTTCAGAATCTGGATTTGAGTGGAGAGAAAAATCAGACTGGACCAATCAAAGAACAGAAGAGTGGGAGCCTTCTAGTGAAAGTGAATCTGTGGATGAGTCATATGCTGTAGGATCATGTTCTGATAGAGCAATCCTTGGTCTGCCTCCAACTGGCCACTTAAAGCTCGAAGATGTTAAAAAGGC CTTCCGCTTATCAGCTTTAAAGTGGCATCCTGATAAAAATCAAAGTCCTTCACAG GCAATGGCTGAAGAGAAATTTAAGACCTGTGTTGCGGCATACAAATCATTATGTAATGCTTTAGCCTGA